One Mercenaria mercenaria strain notata chromosome 12, MADL_Memer_1, whole genome shotgun sequence DNA segment encodes these proteins:
- the LOC123535198 gene encoding uncharacterized protein MAL13P1.304-like, with product MYCCKFPGVILISLYASSVLLEKINNGKGCFYKGAFHHGNWTDGCEFNCTCLDTDKGHYKCHTRCPVYPQLPPGCVLKLPIGEECCQQPDCSAVTVPYTINNNNNNDNGNNNNISNNENNGYNNSDNNGSSDETNSTKIEDLIGSFNNASITEYGEQTGCFYKGKYHYGNWTDGCEFNCSCEDPVLGTYRCRKRCREYTELEPGCTLKLPSDNECCRIPECNSTNTATNTSDTYVNNIRNNKNDFHSIKPNIHSNYKTTTTTTLPPIIVGVTRTTSLPEIFPSKVANGNQLTKTIDTEVVGYKLLNKTNKTNTKDAEVLSATETEKLAIIFSRFGPVRLFTVAKNNDVIYANKDRKDTTIDSATANGILPGQQNVIPKSEKGFTNRTNDQRDNITGTGESSANISHINTGGVCRYRGINFTQDEQWFDGCNFTCVCENASRGLYKCRSRCPVYKALPYGCAMRRSSVDNCCLVPDCRYAAVVRGNKKVTTSRIFSTIQRLESMEKSMLKQMFNKRNKMRNELLRTDKDKEIRMKKTQNGPTVIKDSALDKRIHQNMNNFVKESSTNLQIDNRQLENTKQNINFKIPKRNRSIPKQEIVTPISVRNLGSNVKSGYTKARKEKKKYRHRRFRTIATQTGMYKVRKKDGIIFAYKQPVSKVFGKMLSVTLPGKTFKGRYSNSSEFCEYKDKRYTEGETWFDGCELLCFCQGGGRFVCNQRCPEYSRIPNGCSLIPPRVGQCCALLVCRRTPTRNNPPASYLNI from the exons ATGTATTGCTGCAAATTTCCAGGTGTAATACTTATTTCTCTATACGCATCTTCAGTTCTTCTGGAAAAGATAA ACAACGGCAAAGGATGTTTCTATAAGGGTGCATTTCACCACGGCAACTGGACTGATGGTTGCGAATTTAACTGTACCTGTCTCGATACAGACAAAGGTCACTATAAATGCCATACACG ATGTCCAGTATATCCGCAGTTACCACCAGGTTGTGTGTTGAAGTTGCCTATTGGGGAGGAGTGCTGCCAGCAACCGGACTGCAGTGCTGTAACCGTGCCATACactatcaacaacaacaacaataacgacaacggaaacaacaacaacatcagcaACAACGAAAACAACGGTTATAACAACAGTGACAACAATGGATCCAGTGATGAAACCAACTCAACAAAAATCGAGGACTTAATTGGCTCTTTTAACAACGCTTCTATCACAGAATATG GAGAACAAACTGGCTGTTTTTATAAAGGAAAATATCACTACGGTAACTGGACAGACGGATGCGAGTTTAATTGCAGCTGCGAGGACCCCGTCTTGGGAACTTACCGCTGTCGGAAAAG ATGTCGGGAGTATACAGAACTTGAACCTGGCTGTACTTTAAAATTGCCATCTGATAATGAATGCTGCAGGATACCAGAATGCAACTCAACAAACACAGCAACTAACACAAGCGATACATATgttaacaatataagaaataataaaaatgattttcacagTATTAAACCTAATATACACAGTaattataaaacaacaacaacaacaacgctTCCGCCGATAATTGTTGGTGTTACTAGAACAACTTCTCTTCCAGAAATATTTCCATCTAAAGTTGCTAATGGAAACCAACTAACTAAAACAATCGACACTGAAGTTGTAGGTtacaaattattaaataaaacaaataaaacaaacacaaaagacGCAGAAGTTTTGAGTGCAACAGAAACAGAAAAATTAGCAATAATTTTCTCAAGATTTGGACCAGTCAGGCTATTCACAGTCGCGAAAAATAACGATGTAATTTACGCTAACAAAGATAGAAAAGATACTACCATAGACTCTGCGACTGCAAATGGAATCTTACCGGGACAACAAAATGTAATTCCGAAAAGTGAGAAAGGATTTACTAATAGAACCAATGATCAGCGAGATAACATAACAGGGACAGGAGAATCATCTGCAAATATCAGTCACATCAACACAG GAGGAGTATGTCGATATAGAGGAATCAATTTTACACAAGACGAACAGTGGTTTGATGGATGTAACTTCACATGTGTATGCGAAAATGCATCCAGAGGACTTTATAAATGTAGAAGTAG ATGTCCAGTATATAAGGCTCTTCCATATGGGTGCGCAATGCGCCGAAGCAGTGTTGACAATTGCTGCCTCGTGCCAGACTGTCGCTATGCAGCAGTTGTCAGGGGAAACAAGAAAGTCACAACGTCGAGGATATTTTCAACTATTCAACGGTTAGAGAGCATGGAAAAGTCGATGTTGAAACAAATGttcaacaaaagaaataaaatgagaaaTGAGCTTTTACGAACTGACAAAGATAAAGAAATTCGcatgaaaaaaacacaaaacgGTCCAACTGTCATAAAAGATAGTGCATTAGACAAAAGAATTCATCAAAACATGAATAATTTCGTTAAAGAAAGTAGTACAAATCTACAAATAGACAACAGGCAGCTGGAAAATACGAAGcaaaacataaactttaaaataccgAAAAGGAACAGATCAATCCCAAAACAAGAGATAGTGACACCAATAAGTGTAAGAAATTTAGGTTCCAATGTAAAAAGTGGTTACACTAAGGcaagaaaggaaaagaaaaaatatagacACAGAAGATTTAGAACGATAGCAACACAAACTGGAATGtataaagttagaaaaaaagacGGTATCATTTTCGCTTACAAACAGCCAGTATCAAAAGTGTTCGGTAAAATGTTAAGTGTTACACTGCCTGGAAAAACTTTCAAAGGACGTTACAGTAATTCATCAG AGTTCTGTGAATACAAAGACAAACGTTATACCGAAGGAGAGACATGGTTTGATGGTTGTGAGCTACTTTGTTTTTGTCAGGGTGGTGGCCGGTTTGTTTGCAATCAGAG ATGTCCCGAATACAGCCGCATCCCAAATGGCTGTTCCTTGATACCACCCAGGGTCGGACAGTGCTGTGCACTTCTCGTGTGTCGACGAACGCCAACCAGAAATAATCCACCAGCTTCTTACTTGAACATTTaa